From a region of the Hippopotamus amphibius kiboko isolate mHipAmp2 chromosome 3, mHipAmp2.hap2, whole genome shotgun sequence genome:
- the LOC130847992 gene encoding arginase-2, mitochondrial-like, with product MSLRSSLSRLLRTQVRSVPKKSVHSVAVIGAPFSRGQKRKGVEYGPAAIREAGLMRRLSDLGCHLKDFGDLSFTPVPKDDLYNNLIVNPRSVGLANQELAEVVSRAMSGGYSCVTVGGDHSLAIGTISGHARHCPDLCVIWVDAHADINTPLTTSSGNLHGQPVSFLLRELQDKVPQLPGFSWIKPCISSPSIVYIGLRDVDPPE from the coding sequence ATGTCTCTGAGGAGCAGCCTCTCGCGTCTCCTCCGGACGCAAGTGCGCTCCGTCCCAAAGAAGTCCGTCCACTCCGTGGCTGTCATTGGAGCCCCATTCTCTCGGggacagaaaaggaaaggagtggAATATGGTCCGGCTGCTATAAGAGAAGCTGGCTTGATGAGAAGGCTCTCGGATTTGGGCTGCCACCTTAAAGACTTCGGAGATTTGAGTTTTACTCCAGTTCCTAAAGATGATCTCTATAACAACTTGATAGTGAATCCTCGCTCAGTGGGCCTTGCCAACCAGGAACTAGCGGAGGTGGTTAGTAGAGCCATGTCAGGTGGCTACAGCTGTGTCACAGTGGGAGGAGACCACAGCCTGGCAATTGGTACCATTAGTGGCCATGCCCGGCACTGCCCAGACCTTTGTGTGATCTGGGTTGATGCTCATGCTGACATCAATACACCCCTCACCACTTCATCTGGAAATCTCCATGGACAGCCAGTTTCATTTCTCCTCAGAGAACTACAGGACAAGGTACCACAGCTCCCAGGATTTTCCTGGATCAAACCTTGTATCTCTTCCCCAAGTATCGTATATATTGGACTAAGAGATGTGGACCctcctgaa
- the LOC130847863 gene encoding solute carrier family 22 member 20, with protein MAFTDLLDALGGVGRFQLVYTALLLLPCSLLACHNFLQNFTAAVPLHHCQSPTNHTAAAVNGLGAWLRVTIPLDRLGAPEPCRRFTQPQWALLSPNASVHGAATEGCKDGWVYDRSVFPSTLVMEWDLVCEARTLRDLAQSIYMAGVLVGAAVFGSLADRLGRKSPLVWSYLQLAVSGAATAYFGSFGAYCFFRFLMGMAFSGIILNSLSLVVEWMPTRGRTVAGVLLGYSFTLGQLILAGVAYLIRPWRWLQFAVSVPFLIFFFYSWWLPESSRWLLLHGKSQLALQNLRKVAAMNGRKEEGERLTKEVVSSYIQSEFATVRPSNSVLDLFQTPAIRKVTCCLMVVWFSNSLSYYGLAMDLQKFGLSVYLVQVLFGVIDIPAMLAATTTMIYVGRRATVAAFLILAGLMVISNMFVPEDMQTLRTAQAALGKGCLASSFICVYLFTGELYPTEIRQMGMGFASVSARLGGLAAPLVTMLGEFSAVLPPMGFGATSILAGLAVCFLPETRNLPLVETIEAMERRVKERLSRKGAEEKDEEVSLQQLGVSPLRETI; from the exons ATGGCCTTCACAGACCTGCTGGATGCCCTGGGCGGCGTGGGTCGCTTCCAGCTGGTCTACACCGCCCTGCTGCTACTTCCCtgcagcctgctggcctgccaCAACTTCCTGCAGAACTTCACGGCCGCCGTGCCCCTCCACCACTGCCAAAGCCCCACCAACCACACTGCAGCCGCCGTCAACGGCTTGGGGGCCTGGCTGAGAGTCACCATACCCCTGGACCGACTCGGGGCTCCCGAGCCTTGCCGGCGCTTCACACAGCCTCAGTGGGCCCTCCTGAGCCCCAATGCCTCTGTCCATGGGGCGGCCACGGAGGGCTGCAAGGACGGCTGGGTCTACGACCGCAGTGTTTTCCCATCCACCCTCGTGATGGAG tGGGATCTGGTGTGTGAGGCCCGCACCCTCCGGGACCTGGCTCAGTCCATCTACATGGCTGGGGTGCTGGTGGGCGCCGCTGTGTTTGGCAGCCTCGCGGACAG GCTGGGCCGCAAGAGCCCCCTGGTCTGGTCGTACCTGCAGCTGGCAGTTTCGGGGGCGGCCACGGCGTACTTCGGCTCCTTCGGCGCCTACTGCTTCTTCCGGTTCCTGATGGGCATGGCCTTCTCTGGCATCATCCTAAACTCCCTCTCTCTGG TGGTGGAGTGGATGCCCACTCGGGGCCGGACCGTGGCGGGGGTCCTGCTGGGGTACTCCTTCACCTTGGGTCAGCTCATCCTGGCCGGAGTGGCATACCTGATCCGCCCCTGGCGGTGGCTGCAGTTTGCCGTCTCTGTtcccttcctcatttttttcttctactcttg GTGGCTGCCAGAGTCGTCCCGATGGCTCCTCCTTCACGGGAAGTCCCAGCTAGCTCTGCAGAACCTGCGGAAGGTGGCTGCCATGAacgggagaaaggaggaaggggaaaggctGACCAAGGAG GTGGTGAGTTCCTACATCCAGAGTGAGTTTGCAACTGTTCGCCCCTCCAACTCGGTCTTGGACCTCTTCCAAACCCCGGCCATCCGTAAGGTCACGTGCTGTCTCATGGTGGTCTG GTTCTCCAACTCCCTGAGTTACTACGGCCTGGCCATGGACCTGCAGAAGTTTGGGCTCAGCGTATACCTGGTTCAGGTCCTGTTCGGGGTCATAGACATCCCGGCCATGCTGGCAGCCACCACCACCATGATTTACGTGGGCCGCCGGGCCACCGTGGCCGCCTTCCTCATCTTGGCCGGGCTCATGGTGATCTCAAACATGTTTGTGCCAGAAG ataTGCAGACCCTGCGCACGGCCCAGGCGGCGCTGGGCAAAGGCTGCCTGGCCAGCTCCTTCATCTGCGTGTACCTGTTCACGGGAGAGCTGTACCCCACGGAGATCAG ACAGATGGGGATGGGCTTCGCCTCGGTCAGCGCCCGCCTTGGGGGCCTGGCAGCGCCCCTGGTCACCATGCTGGGGGAGTTCAGTGCCGTCCTGCCGCCCATGGGCTTCGGGGCCACCTCGATCCTGGCCGGGCTGGCCGTCTGCTTCCTGCCTGAGACCCGCAACCTTCCCCTCGTGGAGACCATTGAGGCGATGGAGAGGAG AGTCAAAGAGCGCCTTTCCAGGAAGGGTGCAGAAGAGAAGGATGAAGAAGTTTCTCTTCAGCAGCTGGGAGTTTCTCCCCTCAGAGAAACCATCTAA